From one Solanum lycopersicum chromosome 12, SLM_r2.1 genomic stretch:
- the LOC101259223 gene encoding light-harvesting complex-like protein OHP2, chloroplastic translates to MSVASSYTFPCIKFQNYPSYSTNPTLLTIRNSQAEGPIRRPIAPSPPKPSNISPPIITTTAPTKPVAVTTSEGKNVITLEFQRQKAKELQGYFRQKKLEEANQGPFFGFIAKNEISNGRWAMFGFAVGMLTEYATGSDFVDQLRILLSNFGILDFE, encoded by the exons atgtcAGTGGCATCATCATATACATTCCCTTGTATTAAATTCCAAAATTACCCTTCTTATTCAACAAACCCTACATTACTTACTATAAGAAATTCTCAAGCTGAAGGTCCAATTAGAAGACCAATTGCTCCATCACCACCTAAGCCTAGTAATATTTCACCACCAATTATTACTACTACTGCCCCTACTAAGCCTGTGGCTGTGACAACTTCCGagggtaaaaatgtaattaCACTTGAATTTCAGAGGCAAAAGGCTAAGgaacttcaagggtattttagacagAAGAAACTTGAAGAAGCTAATCAAGGCCCATTCTTTGGTTTTATTGCCAAGAATGAAATCTCTAATGGAAG ATGGGCGATGTTTGGTTTTGCTGTGGGGATGTTGACAGAGTATGCAACGGGTTCTGACTTTGTGGATCAACTTAGGATCCTTCTCTCCAATTTCGGTATTTTAGACTTCGAATAA